A part of Aricia agestis chromosome 13, ilAriAges1.1, whole genome shotgun sequence genomic DNA contains:
- the LOC121733450 gene encoding uncharacterized protein LOC121733450 codes for MKSLCFAVLAVCALAAVNAQNEDEALQIPIETNNQFPPDQLESEGLIEGSGAGGGIEEPKIDITSEVVPPPELENIVPEATENTETTTTADNASEIPCPKPCVCSIEGDTNNFAVDCSGYDLTEFPSPIDSRTTTLKLHNNKLTEIPKDISSLKNLKVLNAENNSIMDLALGSVSELPELTTLKLGNNRLIEYPKDLKNSLSLNKLEELDLGGNDIRTVMTSSTFSNFQSLRKIILPNASPELMGDLCGLLKDSLETVCSENCNKQIYECPDAPGNLDDGLMDAVIPGIISLSTALIENSDPAIDKEIKNEEPVTTEEPQAPVVTTTTTVSSDNIQAASDFSLRARVENEPQNISAMNAVVEAPRENDNEEVKVGAKTEDNKTGGVDKSVIGIIVAGMVVVVAGITIKKNWSSITKRFSSNPRPHERNGTVQSNGNGTAPEEVPLQSKSPV; via the exons ATGAAGAGCTTATGCTTTGCGGTGTTAGCAGTATGCGC GCTGGCGGCGGTGAACGCCCAAAATGAAGACGAGGCACTACAAATACCCATAGAAACCAATAATCAATTCCCTCCGGACCAATTAGAATCCGAGGGTCTGATCGAGGGAAGCGGCGCGGGCGGTGGCATTGAAGAACCTAAAATAGATATTACGTCCGAAGTAGTTCCTCCGCCTGAACTAGAAAATATAGTGCCGGAGGCTACCGAAAACACCGAAACCACAACGACTGCAGATAATGCCTCGGAAATTCCGTGTCCGAAGCCGTGCGTTTGTAGCATCGAGGGTGATACCAACAACTTTGCAGTGGATTGTTCTGGATATGACCTGACAGAGTTTCCCTCGCCCATCGACTCGCGGACGACCACGTTGAAACtacacaataataaattaaccgaGATACCCAAGGACATTTCTTCCTTGaagaatttaaaagtattaaatgctGAAAATAATTCAATAATGGACTTGGCTTTGGGA TCGGTCAGTGAGCTTCCAGAGCTGACAACACTGAAGCTTGGCAACAATCGTCTTATTGAGTATCCCAAGGATTTAAAGAACAGTTTGTCCCTCAATAAATTGGAGGAGCTAGACTTAGGAGGAAATGACATTCGAAcg GTTATGACTTCATCTACGTTTTCAAACTTTCAAAGTCTTCGTAAAATAATACTACCAAACGCATCGCCCGAGTTGATGGGTGATTTGTGCGGCCTATTGAAAGACTCTTTGGAAACAGTTTGTTCAGAAAATTGTAACAAGCAAATTTACGAATGTCCTGATGCACCAGGAAACTTAGATGACGGTCTCATGGACGCCGTTATACCAGGAATAATTTCACTGAGCACAGCACTAATAGAAAATAGCGATCCAGCCATCGACAAGGAAATTAAAAACGAGGAACCTGTCACCACAGAGGAGCCCCAAGCCCCAGTAGTAACGACTACAACCACCGTTTCAAGCGATAACATTCAAGCAGCGTCCGATTTCTCTCTCCGAGCTAGAGTAGAAAATGAACCACAAAACATATCAGCCATGAATGCTGTCGTAGAGGCGCCTAGGGAGAACGATAACGAGGAAGTCAAAGTGGGGGCCAAAACTGAAGATAACAAAACTGGTGGAGTCGACAAGAGCGTTATTGGAATTATAGTCGCCGGTATGGTCGTGGTAGTCGCTGGTATAACAATTAAGAAAAATTGGAGTTCAATAACAAAACGATTTAGTTCAAATCCGAGACCACACGAACGCAACGGAACAGTACAGAGCAATGGCAATGGAACAGCGCCGGAAGAAGTTCCTCTACAGAGTAAATCGCCGGTGTAA